A window from Chrysemys picta bellii isolate R12L10 chromosome 2, ASM1138683v2, whole genome shotgun sequence encodes these proteins:
- the DSEL gene encoding dermatan-sulfate epimerase-like protein, protein MALMFTVHILFLALAMFALSTFEESVSNYSDWVTFTENVDQYEKQKLQDFSANQKLKKAVLHPSLYFDADDIQTLRQKSRTSHLHLFRAIRGAVTVMLSNPSYYLPPPKHADFAAKWNEIYGNNLPPLAFYCLLCPEDKAAFDFVLEYMDRMAGYKDWLVENAHGDEVPLGHSLTGFATAFDFLYSSLDNIRRQKYLKKIWVVSEEMYEYSKVRSWGKQLLHNHQATNMLALLTGALVTGVDKKSQTNIWKHAVVDVMEKNMFLLNHIIDGSLDEGVAYGSYTAKSVTQYVFLAQRHFGINNLENNWLKMHFWFYYATLLPGYQRTVGIADSNYNWFYGPESQLVFLDTFVMKNGAGNWLAQQIRKHRPKDGPMVPSTAQRWSTLHTEYIWYAAELTPQPPPDYGTAKMHVFPNWGVVTYGAGLPNTQTNTFVSFKSGKLGGRAVYDIVHFQPYSWIDGWRSFNPGHEHPDQNSFTFAPNGQVFVSEALYGPKFSHLNNVLVFAPSPTSQCNQPWEGQLGECAQWLKWIGDEVGDSAGEIITASQYGEMMFVSGEAASAYSSAMKLKSVYRTLLLLNAQTLLVVDHIEKEKDSPLSSVSAFFHNLDIDFKYIPYKFMNKYSGAMMDVWDAHYKMFWFDHHGSSPVARIQEAEQAAEFKKRWTQFINVTFPMKTTVTRIAYVFYGPYVNVSNCRFIDDSKYGFQIFLNVNNTENIVSIVTEYDSMRTRFNYLGFGGFAKVADQNKVIKFGLGTEAVQEQITNNRTVFPFGFKVNIIAGLVLGISLVILAFQWRFYISFSKLLRWILILVITLWFIELLDVWSTCTQPICAKWSSDIINVDPDTGNTAKHLEGNPVVLPDVVITSLPSSGADILKQLFFNSSDFIYIRIPTTYLDIPETEFEIDSFVDACEWKASDIQSGRFRLLRGWLQSLVQDTKLHLQNIHLHEASRSKLAQHSTISKDKKKRSRKRESLSEQRSRTRGKLDKDAEYVRELRRHLAYYPNARPVLSLNSGSWTLKLPFFQEIIGPSMRALYVVRDPRAWIYSMLYKSKPSLYSLKNVPQHLAMLFKMEGGKEKCGLNSGYAFEYESLREELLDSRSNAVSVLSHLWLANTAAALRVNGDLLQTNYQLVKFEDIVSSPQKTAEAIYAFLGIPLSPASLNQILFATSTNLFYLPYEGEISPTSIHAWEQNMPIEEIRLIEDICCTLMDHLGYPKFTV, encoded by the coding sequence ATGGCTCTTATGTTTACAGTACATATTTTATTCCTAGCGTTAGCGATGTTTGCTCTCTCCACTTTTGAAGAATCTGTAAGCAATTACTCTGACTGGGTGACTTTCACAGAAAATGTGGATCAATATGAGAAACAGAAACTGCAAGATTTCAGTGCCAACCAGAAGCTGAAAAAAGCCGTTCTTCATCCAAGCTTATATTTTGATGCTGATGATATCCAAACACTGAGGCAAAAGTCTCGTACAAGCCATTTACATCTGTTCAGAGCTATCAGAGGTGCAGTGACAGTTATGCTGTCCAACCCATCATACTACCTACCTCCACCCAAGCATGCTGATTTTGCTGCAAAGTGGAATGAGATTTATGGTAACAATCTGCCTCCCTTAGCTTTTTATTGTTTGCTATGCCCGGAAGATAAAGCTGCCTTTGATTTTGTTCTAGAATACATGGACAGAATGGCTGGCTACAAAGACTGGCTGGTTGAGAATGCTCATGGAGATGAAGTGCCACTTGGCCACTCCTTAACAGGTTTTGCCACTGCTTTTGACTTCTTATATAGCTCACTGGATAACATCAGAAGACAAAAATATCTAAAGAAAATATGGGTTGTGAGTGAGGAAATGTACGAATATTCAAAAGTCCGCTCATGGGGAAAGCAACTTCTCCATAACCACCAAGCCACTAATATGCTAGCACTGCTCACAGGCGCCCTGGTTACTGGGGTGGACAAAAAATCTCAGACAAATATTTGGAAACATGCTGTAGTTGATGTGATGGAAAAAAACATGTTTCTGCTCAATCACATCATAGATGGTTCTTTGGACGAAGGAGTAGCTTACGGCAGTTACACAGCTAAGTCAGTAACCCAATATGTTTTCCTGGCCCAGCGCCATTTTGGTATTAATAACCTAGAAAACAATTGGCTAAAAATGCACTTTTGGTTTTATTATGCTACACTGTTACCAGGCTATCAGAGGACTGTGGGCATAGCAGATTCTAATTATAACTGGTTTTATGGCCCTGAAAGCCAGCTGGTTTTCCTGGATACGTTTGTAATGAAGAATGGAGCTGGCAATTGGCTGGCACAACAGATTAGAAAGCACAGGCCCAAGGATGGCCCGATGGTGCCATCCACCGCACAAAGGTGGAGCACACTTCACACTGAATACATCTGGTATGCTGCAGAACTAACTCCTCAACCTCCCCCTGACTATGGCACTGCTAAGATGCATGTGTTTCCTAACTGGGGGGTTGTTACTTATGGGGCTGGGTTGCCAAATACTCAGACCAATACCTTTGTGTCTTTTAAATCTGGAAAGCTAGGTGGCCGTGCAGTCTATGACATAGTTCACTTTCAGCCATATTCCTGGATTGATGGATGGAGGAGTTTCAATCCAGGGCATGAACATCCAGATCAGAACTCATTTACTTTTGCCCCCAATGGACAGGTGTTTGTATCCGAGGCCCTATATGGACCCAAGTTCAGCCACTTGAATAATGTACTGGTGTTTGCTCCATCTCCTACAAGTCAGTGTAATCAACCTTGGGAGGGACAACTTGGGGAGTGTGCACAGTGGCTTAAGTGGATTGGTGATGAGGTTGGAGACTCAGCTGGGGAGATTATAACAGCCTCTCAGTATGGGGAGATGATGTTTGTGAGTGGTGAGGCAGCATCTGCCTACTCTTCTGCAATGAAACTGAAAAGCGTGTATCGTACTTTGCTACTCCTAAATGCTCAGACATTGCTAGTAGTAGACCATATTGAGAAGGAGAAAGACTCTCCCCTCAGCTCTGTCAGTGCCTTCTTTCATAATCTTGACATTGATTTTAAATATATACCCTATAAGTTTATGAACAAATATAGTGGAGCCATGATGGATGTGTGGGATGCTCACTATAAGATGTTTTGGTTTGATCATCATGGGAGTAGTCCTGTTGCCAGGATACAAGAGGCAGAGcaagcagcagagttcaaaaagcGGTGGACTCAGTTCATAAATGTTACCTTTCCTATGAAAACCACTGTTACAAGAATCGCATATGTGTTCTATGGACCGTATGTTAATGTTTCTAACTGCAGGTTCATAGATGATTCCAAATATGGATTTCAAATTTTTCTAAATGTCAACAACACTGAAAATATTGTCTCCATTGTGACTGAATATGACAGTATGAGGACAAGGTTCAATTATTTGGGATTTGGTGGCTTTGCCAAGGTAGCTGATCAAAACAAAGTTATCAAATTTGGTCTAGGCACTGAAGCTGTACAAGAACAGATAACAAATAATAGAACAGTTTTCCCATTTGGATTCAAAGTGAATATAATAGCAGGATTAGTTTTGGGCATTAGTTTGGTTATACTGGCTTTTCAGTGGCGGTTTTACATTTCCTTCAGCAAATTGTTGCGCTGGATACTAATTCTGGTTATCACACTGTGGTTTATTGAACTGTTGGATGTATGGAGCACTTGCACTCAGCCTATCTGTGCAAAATGGAGCAGTGACATCATAAATGTAGACCCTGATACAGGCAATACAGCCAAACACTTAGAAGGAAACCCTGTTGTTTTGCCAGATGTGGTAATTACCTCACTTCCCAGTTCTGGAGCAGACATTTtaaagcaacttttttttaacaGCAGTGATTTCATATACATCAGGATCCCTACAACTTACCTTGATATTCCTGAAACTGAATTTGAAATTGACTCATTTGTAGATGCATGTGAATGGAAGGCTTCTGATATCCAAAGTGGCCGTTTCCGTCTACTCCGAGGCTGGCTCCAATCCCTAGTCCAAGACACAAAACTGCATTTACAAAATATTCATTTACATGAAGCCAGCAGAAGTAAATTAGCTCAGCATTCTACCATAAGTAAGGACAAAAAGAAAAGATCCAGAAAGAGAGAGTCTTTGTCAGAACAAAGAAGCAGAACAAGAGGAAAATTAGACAAAGATGCTGAATACGTTAGGGAACTGAGGAGACACCTTGCCTATTATCCAAATGCACGTCCTGTGCTTAGTTTAAATAGTGGGAGCTGGACATTAaagcttcctttctttcaagaAATCATAGGTCCCTCAATGAGGGCATTGTATGTAGTAAGGGATCCTCGGGCATGGATCTACTCAATGTTGTATAAAAGTAAGCCAAGCCTTTACTCCTTGAAAAATGTTCCACAGCACTTAGCTATGCTGTTTAAAATGGAAGGCGGGAAAGAAAAGTGTGGTTTAAATTCAGGCTATGCCTTTGAATATGAATCACTGAGGGAAGAACTCTTGGATTCTAGGTCAAATGCAGTTTCCGTGCTGTCCCATTTGTGGCTAGCAAACACAGCAGCAGCGCTGCGAGTAAATGGGGATCTGCTGCAGACAAATTATCAGCTGGTCAAGTTTGAAGATATTGTGAGCTCTCCTCAGAAGACAGCTGAAGCAATTTATGCTTTCCTTGGTATTCCTCTGTCTCCTGCTAGCTTAAACCAAATATTGTTTGCCACCTCCACCAATCTTTTCTACCTTCCTTATGAAGGTGAAATATCACCAACTAGTATTCATGCCTGGGAACAAAATATGCCTATTGAGGAAATTAGACTGATTGAGGACATCTGCTGTACCTTGATGGACCACTTAGGATACCCAAAGTTTACAGTTTAA